One region of Syntrophobacter fumaroxidans MPOB genomic DNA includes:
- a CDS encoding efflux RND transporter periplasmic adaptor subunit, whose product MPSRALLLSITLLFLVSTSCRDSEQSAGKTGQVPDVVSVRVQTVQKSRRASVFNAGGTVEAREKVDLAFRVPGKVVQVHFKEGDAVRAQQVVAELNAVPFKQAVDAAIDKSAEARVKATRAEAKYRHMKRLYKKKSLSPSDFKKYETASEAAKAALVRAESRLRAARRRLTETRLTSPIKGVVVSRRVKPEQTVVAGYPVFTVVDIDRVNVRVTVPEQEIVHFRQNQSARVLIPSLPGRTFPGEVKMVGLREDPATGGFPLKIEVNNPKRILRDGMSAEVCIENDKTVDILTVPGKAVVRNDQGVAVVYVCVPEQKKVFARPVETGAESGETIEIKKGLTGDERVVIEGGEHLVDGAVVNIVKQE is encoded by the coding sequence ATGCCGTCAAGGGCACTGCTCCTGTCGATCACTCTTCTTTTTCTCGTCTCGACCTCATGTCGGGATTCGGAGCAGTCTGCCGGGAAAACCGGACAGGTGCCGGATGTCGTTTCCGTGCGCGTGCAGACCGTTCAAAAGAGCAGGCGGGCATCCGTTTTCAATGCCGGCGGCACTGTGGAAGCAAGAGAAAAGGTGGACCTTGCGTTCAGGGTTCCCGGTAAGGTGGTCCAAGTGCACTTCAAGGAAGGCGATGCGGTGAGGGCGCAACAGGTCGTTGCCGAGCTCAACGCGGTGCCGTTCAAACAGGCCGTCGACGCCGCCATCGACAAAAGCGCCGAGGCTCGGGTCAAGGCCACACGGGCTGAGGCCAAGTATCGCCACATGAAACGGCTCTACAAGAAGAAAAGCCTTTCTCCCAGCGATTTCAAGAAGTATGAAACGGCGAGCGAGGCTGCCAAAGCGGCTCTGGTTCGCGCCGAAAGCAGACTCCGGGCGGCCCGCAGACGCTTGACGGAGACTCGGCTCACCAGTCCGATCAAGGGCGTGGTGGTGAGTCGCCGGGTCAAGCCGGAACAAACGGTCGTCGCCGGGTATCCGGTGTTCACCGTTGTGGACATCGATCGTGTGAATGTGAGGGTGACCGTTCCGGAGCAAGAGATCGTTCATTTTCGACAAAATCAATCCGCCAGGGTTCTGATTCCTTCTTTGCCTGGACGGACTTTTCCCGGCGAGGTGAAAATGGTGGGCTTGAGGGAGGATCCCGCAACAGGTGGCTTTCCCCTGAAAATCGAGGTGAACAACCCTAAGCGAATCCTGCGCGACGGGATGAGCGCCGAGGTCTGCATCGAGAATGACAAGACCGTGGATATCCTTACGGTCCCCGGAAAAGCCGTCGTTCGGAACGATCAGGGCGTCGCCGTGGTTTATGTCTGCGTTCCGGAGCAGAAAAAGGTTTTTGCCCGGCCGGTTGAAACGGGTGCGGAGTCGGGCGAGACGATCGAGATCAAGAAGGGCTTGACGGGTGACGAACGGGTTGTGATCGAAGGAGGGGAACATCTCGTCGACGGAGCCGTTGTG
- the cbpB gene encoding peptide-modifying radical SAM enzyme CbpB, producing the protein MNTAREHSPSTLYANTGYGPGLAVLDFGDPNRVAVVEPDLAWWALVERHALGNALAGELVGDLRARADSFREEMGHLRFGLKPSAVYFNPTDRCNFNCSYCYLPEELRRNGKTMTPEEVCSALERLKSWFCGIMPAGARPQLIFHGSEPLMAKEAIFAGMERFRDDFTFGIQSNGMLLDDEAIAFLKDHGVGIGVSLDAPTADVANLTRRNWSGTGGFERVSEVIEKLASYPAFNVITTVTRGNVHTLPAMVDFYHQRGIATVMFNPVRCTQQGGRDLKPSDRVLAERFCRALDRAHELYVETGRKLVVANFANVLAGIIGPTGRRLMCDISPCGGGRCFFAVSAQGDVFPCSEFIGFQEFKGGNLFRDDLSGILESAPFRAVTGRKVEEIVPCAGCAIRHFCGAPCPAEVKAVSGTLNAPSPYCAFYEEQVRYAFRVIAAQREDAYLWGGWRDETEETFNCMVSKQAPA; encoded by the coding sequence ATGAATACCGCACGAGAACACAGTCCTTCGACTCTGTACGCGAACACCGGTTACGGGCCCGGTCTGGCCGTCCTGGATTTCGGCGACCCGAACCGGGTGGCTGTCGTCGAACCGGACCTGGCCTGGTGGGCGCTGGTCGAACGCCATGCCCTCGGCAACGCCCTTGCCGGGGAGCTCGTCGGCGACCTCCGCGCCCGGGCCGATTCCTTCCGGGAGGAAATGGGGCATCTTCGCTTCGGCCTGAAGCCTTCGGCCGTTTACTTCAACCCGACGGACCGGTGCAACTTCAACTGCAGCTATTGCTACCTGCCGGAGGAGTTGCGTCGCAACGGGAAGACCATGACGCCGGAGGAGGTCTGCTCGGCCCTGGAACGCCTCAAGTCCTGGTTTTGCGGGATCATGCCTGCGGGCGCGCGGCCCCAGCTGATCTTCCACGGAAGCGAACCGCTGATGGCGAAGGAAGCGATTTTCGCCGGAATGGAAAGGTTCCGCGATGACTTCACCTTCGGCATCCAGAGCAACGGGATGCTGCTGGACGACGAGGCCATAGCCTTCCTGAAGGATCACGGCGTCGGCATCGGGGTTTCGCTCGACGCTCCGACCGCGGACGTGGCGAACCTCACGCGCAGGAACTGGAGCGGAACGGGCGGGTTCGAGCGGGTCTCGGAGGTGATCGAGAAGCTGGCATCTTATCCGGCCTTCAATGTGATCACAACGGTGACGCGCGGCAACGTCCACACTTTGCCCGCCATGGTGGATTTCTACCACCAACGGGGCATCGCCACGGTGATGTTCAACCCGGTCCGCTGCACGCAGCAGGGCGGCAGGGACCTCAAACCGTCCGACCGGGTGCTGGCGGAGCGTTTCTGCCGTGCGCTGGACCGTGCGCACGAATTGTACGTCGAGACCGGGCGAAAACTGGTTGTCGCCAATTTTGCCAACGTGCTGGCAGGCATCATCGGCCCGACGGGACGGCGGCTCATGTGCGACATTTCGCCCTGTGGAGGCGGTCGGTGCTTTTTCGCCGTATCGGCGCAGGGCGACGTGTTCCCGTGCAGTGAGTTCATTGGTTTTCAAGAGTTCAAGGGCGGCAATCTCTTCCGGGATGATCTGTCCGGCATTCTCGAGAGCGCTCCCTTTCGGGCCGTTACCGGGAGGAAGGTGGAGGAAATCGTGCCGTGCGCCGGGTGCGCGATCAGGCATTTCTGCGGCGCGCCCTGCCCGGCGGAAGTCAAGGCGGTTTCCGGCACGCTGAACGCTCCGAGTCCCTATTGCGCGTTTTACGAGGAACAGGTGCGTTACGCCTTCCGCGTGATCGCGGCACAACGCGAGGACGCCTACCTTTGGGGCGGCTGGAGGGACGAGACGGAAGAGACGTTCAACTGTATGGTGTCCAAACAAGCGCCGGCCTGA
- the sbtM gene encoding thio(seleno)oxazole modification radical SAM maturase SbtM, producing the protein MDETYRRKIEATYPACGEFLDDEAWASLQRTRDNVMDVAAFPKSLSRLVRELALPAFLPELARLEFAFHTVSNVDVEASRPACELAVNPALALLRLSWSNLASLLRFNVDGTDVFPENREEFVLIWRHPENGRITARPAHDEDLMALKLVAEQIPSREAASRAGVAVYVVDALLDHAVKRGLLLAPPSSIRRDPSNFPVLPLTGTTEEDFSSCSVFTLQWHITQACDLHCRDCRERDGRPELELSQAVGILDDFYEFCRNRGVRGQVSFTGGNPFLHPRFGELYRAAAERDFILAILGNPVERRRIEELVAIERPIYYQVRLEGLRERNDSVRGTGHFDNVLEFLEILRDLDIYSMVMLTLTRDNMGDILPLAELLRGWADLFTFIRLSRSEDGPNPDLPALEDFAAFLEAFADASEDNPTISFKDSLLNIVRRKRGLSLFGGCSGYGCGAAFNSIAVLADGETHACRNFPSRIGNVVRDGIASVYDSREARRYREGSGACRSCALRPACGGCLAVSHSFGLDIFRERDPFCFLDD; encoded by the coding sequence GTGGACGAAACATATCGGCGAAAGATCGAAGCGACATATCCCGCGTGCGGCGAGTTCCTGGACGATGAAGCCTGGGCAAGTCTCCAACGGACCCGCGACAACGTTATGGATGTGGCGGCGTTTCCAAAGAGCCTGAGCCGGTTGGTCCGGGAACTTGCGCTTCCCGCTTTTCTGCCGGAATTGGCGAGGCTCGAGTTTGCATTCCACACGGTGAGCAACGTGGACGTCGAAGCTTCGCGGCCGGCTTGCGAGCTTGCGGTGAACCCCGCTCTGGCTCTGCTGCGGCTGTCCTGGAGCAACCTCGCATCGCTGCTTCGCTTCAATGTGGACGGCACCGATGTTTTTCCTGAAAACCGCGAAGAATTCGTGCTCATCTGGCGGCACCCGGAAAACGGTCGAATCACGGCGCGGCCGGCCCACGACGAAGACCTGATGGCGCTCAAACTCGTTGCGGAGCAGATTCCATCTCGCGAAGCCGCTTCAAGGGCGGGAGTGGCGGTTTACGTGGTGGACGCCCTTCTGGATCATGCGGTGAAAAGAGGCCTGCTCCTGGCTCCGCCTTCGTCCATCAGGCGTGATCCATCCAATTTTCCCGTCCTGCCCTTGACCGGCACCACGGAAGAAGATTTCTCCTCCTGCTCGGTTTTCACCCTTCAGTGGCACATCACGCAGGCGTGTGATCTTCACTGCCGCGACTGCCGTGAACGCGACGGCCGGCCGGAGCTGGAGCTGTCGCAGGCCGTGGGCATTCTCGATGACTTCTACGAATTCTGTCGAAACCGGGGGGTGCGCGGACAGGTCTCTTTCACCGGCGGGAATCCCTTCCTGCATCCACGATTTGGGGAGCTGTATCGTGCGGCGGCCGAACGCGACTTCATCCTCGCCATCCTGGGCAATCCCGTGGAGCGGCGCCGGATCGAGGAACTGGTCGCCATCGAGCGGCCGATTTACTACCAGGTCAGACTGGAGGGACTGCGAGAGCGCAACGATTCCGTCCGCGGTACCGGCCACTTCGACAATGTGTTGGAATTCCTTGAAATACTGCGTGATCTCGATATCTACTCCATGGTCATGCTCACCCTGACCCGTGACAACATGGGTGACATTCTACCGCTTGCCGAGCTGCTGAGGGGATGGGCGGACCTGTTCACTTTCATACGTCTGAGTCGATCCGAGGACGGACCGAATCCGGACCTGCCGGCTCTCGAGGACTTCGCCGCATTTCTGGAGGCCTTTGCGGACGCATCCGAGGACAATCCCACTATCAGCTTCAAGGACAGTCTCCTCAACATCGTTCGGCGCAAGCGGGGCCTTTCCCTCTTCGGAGGCTGCTCCGGGTACGGGTGCGGAGCCGCCTTCAACTCCATTGCCGTCCTTGCGGACGGGGAAACGCATGCCTGCCGCAACTTCCCATCCCGGATCGGAAATGTGGTCCGTGACGGCATTGCCTCCGTCTACGATTCCAGGGAAGCTCGTCGGTACCGGGAGGGGTCCGGCGCCTGCCGGTCCTGTGCCCTCAGACCCGCCTGCGGAGGCTGCCTCGCGGTCTCCCACAGCTTCGGACTGGATATTTTCCGCGAGCGCGATCCTTTTTGCTTCCTCGATGATTGA
- the ftsY gene encoding signal recognition particle-docking protein FtsY gives MIRWFRRKSKTAEVPREEHREPEAELPSAAEAEPEAAEGESAPTAAVEMEAAGVRAEPEAALDTAPAQEAVPDRKAEARVEPAEVLDIAPGAGEEPDESPVEVEEAVFGVDDETGAGEEAASGKRRFFSRLRDRLHKTREQFINRMDRLVLGRKKIDMDLLDELEEVLITSDLGVRTTQLLLEKVADKIKRQELKDPQKLRDQLREEITRILSVESSAWDPRSARPFVIMIIGVNGVGKTTTIGKLAHQFKSEGLKVMLVAADTFRAAAVEQLSLWGERVNVPVVKQKSGSDPSAVAFDAMDAAVSRGMDIVLLDTAGRMHTKVNLMEELKKVQRVVNRKDPSAPHEILLVLDASTGQNALSQARLFKEEIGVTGLILTKLDGTAKGGIIVAISDELQLPVRYIGIGESLDDLRPFDPEEFTRALF, from the coding sequence ATGATCAGATGGTTCAGGCGCAAAAGCAAGACGGCCGAGGTTCCGCGGGAGGAGCATCGGGAGCCGGAGGCCGAGCTGCCGTCGGCTGCGGAGGCGGAGCCCGAGGCGGCCGAGGGAGAATCCGCTCCGACCGCCGCGGTGGAGATGGAGGCGGCAGGGGTGCGGGCCGAGCCGGAAGCTGCGCTCGATACCGCGCCCGCCCAGGAAGCCGTTCCGGATAGGAAGGCGGAAGCGCGGGTCGAACCGGCAGAGGTGCTCGACATCGCGCCGGGCGCCGGGGAGGAGCCCGATGAATCTCCGGTGGAAGTTGAAGAGGCGGTCTTTGGAGTGGACGATGAAACCGGTGCCGGCGAGGAAGCCGCTTCCGGGAAAAGGCGATTCTTCTCACGCTTGCGGGACCGGTTGCACAAGACCCGCGAACAGTTCATCAACCGCATGGACCGGCTGGTCCTCGGCCGGAAGAAAATCGACATGGACCTGCTCGATGAGCTCGAGGAGGTTCTCATCACCTCGGACTTGGGCGTGCGGACCACTCAACTCCTCCTGGAAAAGGTCGCCGACAAGATCAAGAGACAGGAGCTCAAGGACCCCCAGAAGCTGCGCGATCAATTGAGGGAAGAGATCACCCGGATCCTTTCCGTGGAGAGTTCCGCCTGGGATCCGCGTTCGGCGCGTCCCTTCGTGATCATGATCATCGGAGTGAACGGTGTCGGGAAGACCACGACCATCGGCAAGCTCGCCCACCAGTTCAAAAGTGAGGGGCTCAAGGTGATGCTCGTGGCGGCGGACACTTTCCGGGCGGCCGCCGTCGAGCAGCTCTCACTCTGGGGGGAGCGGGTCAACGTTCCGGTGGTCAAGCAAAAGAGCGGGTCCGACCCGTCTGCAGTGGCTTTCGACGCCATGGACGCCGCGGTCTCCAGGGGGATGGACATCGTGTTGCTCGACACCGCCGGGCGCATGCATACCAAAGTGAACCTCATGGAAGAACTGAAGAAAGTCCAACGGGTGGTCAACAGGAAAGACCCGTCGGCCCCCCACGAGATCCTGCTCGTTCTGGACGCGTCCACCGGTCAAAACGCACTGTCCCAGGCCCGGCTCTTCAAGGAGGAAATCGGGGTTACCGGCCTGATTCTGACCAAGCTCGACGGTACCGCAAAGGGAGGAATCATCGTGGCCATTTCAGATGAGCTGCAGCTCCCCGTGCGCTACATCGGCATCGGTGAGAGCCTGGATGACCTGCGGCCCTTCGATCCCGAGGAATTCACCAGGGCCTTGTTCTAG
- a CDS encoding class II fructose-bisphosphate aldolase, with amino-acid sequence MSFQKALEIGRPPNIVRLFPNSRALIVSGKVIDRAMTAKGKAMTIAANGRSHFVIRGALRAAQRANAAIIIEIAKSEGGAKAYCATNFWNMAMQVDAVCNELGITVPVAVHADHYGIQSARDVETAKMEIPSMFDAGITSIAIDASHLADDENLLANIALNPYVPKWAGYETEVGEIKGKEGLSTVDEALFLIRGLNAHDIFPDWIALNNGTTHGIEESAAGIQVPLTVEIHNALAKYKVSGAQHGTSGNDSKRLRQIAQETRTTKANVATALQMLTWGVKVNEYGNAFLDENGEFVKLSDQGMTDQMWAEMVAYAKNSGLKKGDYKKLNLPFENKLFGLPREIRERMAKGVEDFVYELLTNVFNARDTAPLAIDAILQAGSYDLGPKGTRMEDPAEWTESKIRERATKKAKDGKNYDD; translated from the coding sequence ATGTCGTTTCAAAAGGCACTTGAAATCGGGCGTCCCCCCAATATCGTGAGGCTCTTCCCCAACTCCAGGGCGCTGATTGTCAGCGGCAAGGTGATCGATCGGGCCATGACGGCAAAAGGAAAGGCCATGACGATTGCGGCGAACGGCCGAAGCCATTTCGTCATCCGAGGGGCGCTGCGGGCCGCGCAACGCGCGAATGCAGCCATCATTATCGAGATCGCCAAATCCGAGGGCGGAGCCAAGGCCTACTGCGCGACCAACTTCTGGAACATGGCGATGCAGGTGGATGCCGTCTGCAATGAACTGGGCATAACCGTGCCCGTGGCCGTCCATGCCGACCATTACGGAATCCAGAGTGCCCGGGACGTCGAAACGGCCAAAATGGAGATCCCGTCCATGTTCGATGCGGGCATTACCTCCATCGCCATCGATGCCTCGCACCTTGCCGACGACGAGAACCTTTTGGCCAATATTGCTCTGAATCCTTATGTTCCCAAGTGGGCTGGGTATGAAACCGAAGTCGGTGAAATCAAGGGAAAAGAAGGGCTTTCGACGGTTGACGAGGCGCTTTTCCTCATCCGAGGGCTCAATGCCCACGACATTTTTCCGGACTGGATCGCACTGAACAACGGCACGACCCATGGCATAGAGGAGAGTGCGGCGGGCATACAGGTGCCCTTGACGGTGGAGATCCACAACGCTCTGGCCAAGTACAAGGTTTCGGGGGCTCAGCACGGCACTTCCGGCAACGATTCGAAACGCCTGAGGCAGATTGCTCAGGAAACCCGCACCACCAAGGCCAATGTCGCCACAGCCCTGCAAATGCTCACGTGGGGAGTGAAGGTGAACGAATACGGCAATGCCTTCCTGGACGAGAATGGGGAATTCGTCAAATTGTCGGACCAGGGCATGACCGATCAGATGTGGGCTGAGATGGTGGCGTATGCCAAGAACAGCGGGCTGAAAAAGGGCGACTACAAGAAACTGAACCTTCCTTTCGAGAATAAGCTCTTCGGTCTCCCCAGAGAAATACGGGAAAGGATGGCGAAGGGCGTGGAAGATTTCGTCTACGAGCTGCTCACCAATGTGTTCAATGCCAGGGACACCGCGCCGCTGGCCATCGATGCCATTCTCCAGGCGGGTTCCTACGATCTGGGTCCCAAGGGCACCCGAATGGAAGATCCGGCTGAATGGACCGAGAGCAAAATCCGTGAGCGGGCGACCAAAAAGGCGAAAGATGGAAAAAATTATGACGATTAG
- a CDS encoding zinc-dependent dehydrogenase — MKVSYWHSNNDIRIEEVATPRPGPKEMLLKVASCGICGSDVVEWYRKPRAPLVQGHEIGAEVVEVGSSVTGFKVGERVFAVPKVPCMECHYCRNGHYPQCAEIKVRLPGGFAEYILVPEILVEKGTYHLPDTITYDQSTFIEPLACVVRAQRLAGIRAGQTVVVLGCGMSGLLHVKLAKARDCRVVAADVNRKRLAFAEQLGADLIVDAAGDVSESFAAAGDKKADAVMICTSAVSAVEQAWRCVDKGGAIVFFAVPGPGRDIVVPVNDFWTREIRILTSYYCGPPDIDDALKLLESGRIEVEDMITHRLPLRDIAKGFQLVIDANESIKVIIKPNEI; from the coding sequence ATGAAAGTCTCCTATTGGCACTCCAACAACGATATCAGAATCGAGGAAGTGGCTACCCCCAGGCCCGGCCCGAAGGAAATGCTCTTGAAGGTCGCTTCGTGCGGCATATGCGGAAGCGACGTGGTCGAATGGTACCGCAAGCCCAGGGCGCCGCTGGTTCAGGGACATGAAATCGGAGCCGAGGTGGTCGAGGTCGGGAGTTCCGTAACGGGATTCAAGGTCGGCGAAAGGGTCTTCGCGGTTCCCAAGGTTCCATGCATGGAGTGTCATTACTGCAGGAACGGTCATTACCCTCAGTGCGCGGAAATCAAAGTCAGGCTGCCCGGCGGCTTTGCGGAATATATTCTTGTCCCCGAGATTCTTGTGGAAAAGGGGACCTATCATCTACCGGACACCATCACCTATGATCAAAGCACTTTCATTGAGCCTCTGGCCTGTGTGGTCAGAGCTCAGAGACTTGCCGGAATACGAGCGGGCCAAACGGTTGTGGTGCTCGGGTGCGGGATGTCGGGCCTGCTGCACGTGAAACTTGCCAAAGCCCGGGACTGCAGGGTCGTGGCGGCGGACGTGAACCGCAAGAGACTGGCATTCGCGGAACAACTCGGCGCGGATCTCATCGTCGATGCCGCGGGCGATGTTTCTGAAAGTTTCGCGGCTGCAGGCGACAAAAAGGCCGACGCGGTCATGATATGCACATCCGCGGTCTCCGCCGTGGAACAGGCGTGGAGATGCGTGGATAAGGGAGGCGCGATCGTATTCTTCGCCGTCCCGGGACCGGGCAGGGACATTGTTGTGCCTGTGAACGATTTCTGGACCAGGGAAATCAGAATCCTCACTTCCTACTATTGTGGGCCTCCCGATATTGATGATGCACTGAAGCTCCTTGAGTCAGGAAGAATCGAGGTGGAGGATATGATCACGCACAGACTTCCCTTGCGTGATATTGCGAAAGGGTTTCAATTGGTTATAGACGCCAACGAGTCAATCAAGGTAATCATCAAGCCAAATGAAATTTGA
- the lsrF gene encoding 3-hydroxy-5-phosphonooxypentane-2,4-dione thiolase, which translates to MPDVDEIKEAKKFHIDTPQKTDGFFLKGSNSLDWGMKNRLARIFNPDSGRTVMLAIDHGYFQGPTTGLERVDINILPLVPHADTLMLTRGILRTIVPPSTSRSIVLRVSGGTSILKELSNEEIAVDIEESIRLNVCAMAVQVFIGGEYERQSIINMTRMVDLGTRYGIPTLAVTAVGKDMARDAQYFRLATRICAELGAHYVKSYYIEDGFETVTASCPVPIVMAGGKKIPELDALTMAYNAVQKGAAGVDMGRNIFQSDAPVAMIQAVRAVVHDNETPQKAFDLYNTLKHQG; encoded by the coding sequence ATGCCTGATGTAGATGAAATCAAGGAGGCCAAGAAATTCCATATCGACACCCCACAAAAGACAGATGGATTTTTCCTCAAGGGTTCAAACTCCCTGGATTGGGGGATGAAGAACAGGCTGGCGCGGATATTCAATCCTGACAGCGGACGGACTGTCATGCTGGCCATCGATCATGGATATTTTCAAGGACCCACAACAGGATTGGAACGGGTCGATATCAACATACTTCCTCTGGTTCCCCATGCGGATACGTTGATGTTGACGAGAGGAATTCTAAGAACCATTGTGCCGCCATCCACTTCAAGATCAATTGTTCTAAGAGTTTCCGGAGGCACCAGTATACTCAAGGAGCTCTCCAATGAGGAGATCGCGGTGGATATCGAGGAATCCATCCGTCTGAATGTCTGTGCCATGGCGGTGCAAGTCTTTATCGGGGGGGAATACGAAAGGCAGTCCATCATCAATATGACCAGAATGGTGGATCTCGGTACTCGCTACGGGATTCCGACGCTCGCCGTGACCGCGGTGGGCAAGGACATGGCCCGTGACGCCCAGTACTTCAGGCTGGCAACCAGGATCTGCGCCGAGCTCGGCGCTCATTACGTCAAATCCTACTACATCGAGGATGGATTCGAGACGGTGACGGCATCGTGTCCCGTGCCGATTGTGATGGCGGGCGGCAAGAAAATTCCGGAACTGGACGCCTTGACCATGGCCTACAATGCGGTTCAAAAAGGGGCGGCCGGTGTGGACATGGGGCGGAACATATTCCAGTCGGACGCTCCGGTTGCCATGATTCAGGCCGTGCGTGCGGTGGTCCACGACAACGAAACGCCGCAAAAAGCGTTCGACCTTTATAACACGCTGAAGCATCAAGGCTGA
- a CDS encoding class II aldolase/adducin family protein — protein sequence MKESLSGGTGMREETALRSELVAICRKLERKGLIASADGNVSCRVGADRLLITPSGKPKTDLEPRDLIGVNALGERVSGHGRPSSEIHMHLAVYAQRSDVSAIVHAHPPLLTAMTLAGQPFRADILPEVWLTVGTVPTAPYATPSTSEVPDSIAPFIADHHAILLERHGSLTFGRTLGEAYRRLEILEHAAHTLFYALLIGGCPPPAMPDKDREKLDQVRKKLFA from the coding sequence ATGAAAGAGAGCCTATCGGGGGGCACGGGCATGCGCGAAGAAACGGCATTGCGGTCGGAATTAGTGGCAATCTGCAGGAAACTCGAACGTAAAGGGCTGATCGCCTCGGCCGACGGCAACGTGAGTTGCCGGGTGGGCGCGGACCGTCTGCTCATCACGCCAAGCGGCAAGCCCAAGACAGACCTGGAACCGCGCGACCTGATCGGGGTGAATGCGCTGGGAGAGCGGGTGTCAGGCCATGGCAGACCTTCCAGTGAAATCCATATGCATCTGGCCGTGTATGCTCAACGAAGCGACGTTTCGGCAATCGTCCACGCCCACCCGCCTCTTCTCACCGCCATGACCCTCGCGGGACAGCCTTTCCGCGCCGACATTCTCCCCGAAGTGTGGCTGACCGTCGGCACAGTGCCCACGGCCCCCTACGCGACCCCTTCCACCTCTGAGGTACCCGACTCCATTGCCCCGTTCATCGCGGACCACCATGCCATTCTGCTGGAGCGGCACGGTTCGCTCACTTTCGGCAGGACCCTCGGAGAGGCTTACCGGCGGCTCGAAATACTGGAGCACGCCGCGCACACCCTGTTCTACGCCTTGCTCATCGGGGGCTGTCCGCCACCCGCGATGCCGGATAAGGACAGGGAAAAACTGGACCAGGTGCGCAAGAAGCTCTTTGCGTGA